Proteins from a genomic interval of Pseudomonas asplenii:
- the dtd gene encoding D-aminoacyl-tRNA deacylase: MRGLLQRVSGARVEVDGAVVGAIDQGLLVLLAVEPEDTRTNADKLLHKLLNYRVFSDLQGKMNLSLADTGGGLLLVSQFTLAADTRSGLRPSFSTAAPPALAEELFGYVVAQAQRLHGQVATGCFGADMKVHLVNDGPVTFLLQT, encoded by the coding sequence ATGAGGGGCCTGTTGCAGCGTGTCAGTGGCGCGAGGGTCGAGGTGGATGGGGCGGTGGTCGGGGCCATCGATCAGGGTTTGCTGGTGCTGTTGGCGGTCGAGCCTGAAGATACCCGCACCAATGCCGACAAACTTCTGCATAAGCTGCTTAACTATCGGGTGTTCAGCGATCTCCAGGGCAAGATGAATCTGTCCCTGGCGGATACCGGCGGCGGGTTGCTGCTGGTGTCGCAGTTCACCCTGGCCGCCGATACCCGCAGCGGACTACGCCCGAGTTTTTCCACGGCAGCGCCACCGGCGCTGGCCGAGGAGCTTTTCGGCTACGTGGTGGCACAGGCGCAGAGGTTGCATGGTCAGGTGGCGACGGGATGTTTCGGGGCGGATATGAAGGTTCATCTGGTCAATGATGGCCCGGTAACCTTCCTGTTACAGACCTGA
- a CDS encoding glucan biosynthesis protein G, with product MVTGSALFCLLSAGQLFAFNLDDVAAKAKTLAGQKYEAPRSNLPNEFREMKFADYQKIRFLTDKAEWADQKTPFKLSFYHQGMHFDTPVKINEITANEVSEIKYDPNRFDFGDLKFDPKTTEQLGYAGFRVLYPINKADKQDEIMTMLGASYFRVVGKGQAYGLSARGMAIDTALPSGEEFPRFTEFWIQQPKPTDKHLVIFALLDSPRATGAYRLTLRPGADTIVDVKAQMFLRDKVGKLGVAPLTSMFLFGANQPSKVLNYRRELHDSSGLSIHAGNGEWLWRPLNNPKHLSVSNFSVENPRGFGLLQRGRDFSHYEDLDDRYDKRPSAWIEPKGDWGKGTVDLVEIPTADETNDNIVAFWNPEKLPQPGEAMNFAYRMHWTLDEAALHSPDSAWVKQTLKSTGDVKQSNLIRQPDGSVAYLVDFEGPSLKALPEDAPVRSQVSVGDNAELVENSLRYNPETQGWRLTLRLKIKDPGKSTELRAALVKDIVTAEPAKASSQVVKADKVAARTHEKHEKEVAKAQEKDAAKSSEKDKSKDKKEPDAPAPAAEAASTTPEPAKTEQVLTETWSYQLPADE from the coding sequence CTGGTGACGGGTTCTGCACTGTTTTGTCTGCTCAGTGCCGGCCAACTCTTTGCATTCAACCTGGACGATGTGGCGGCCAAGGCGAAGACCCTGGCCGGGCAGAAGTACGAAGCTCCGCGCAGCAATCTGCCGAATGAATTTCGTGAGATGAAGTTCGCGGACTACCAGAAAATCCGTTTCCTGACCGACAAGGCCGAGTGGGCCGATCAGAAAACGCCGTTCAAGCTGTCGTTCTATCACCAGGGCATGCATTTCGACACACCGGTGAAAATCAACGAAATCACCGCCAACGAAGTCTCGGAGATCAAGTACGACCCGAACCGTTTCGATTTCGGCGACCTGAAGTTCGATCCGAAAACCACCGAACAGCTGGGTTATGCGGGCTTTCGCGTGCTTTATCCGATCAACAAGGCCGACAAGCAGGACGAGATCATGACCATGCTCGGCGCGAGTTACTTCCGCGTCGTCGGCAAGGGCCAGGCCTACGGCTTGTCCGCCCGTGGCATGGCGATCGATACCGCTTTGCCGTCCGGTGAGGAATTCCCGCGTTTCACCGAGTTCTGGATCCAGCAGCCCAAGCCGACCGACAAGCATCTGGTGATCTTCGCCCTGCTTGATTCGCCACGTGCTACGGGTGCCTACCGTCTGACCCTGCGTCCGGGCGCCGATACCATCGTCGACGTGAAGGCGCAGATGTTCCTGCGCGACAAGGTCGGCAAGCTGGGCGTGGCCCCGCTGACCAGCATGTTCCTGTTCGGCGCCAACCAGCCGTCGAAAGTTCTCAACTACCGTCGCGAACTGCACGACTCCAGTGGCCTGTCGATCCATGCCGGTAACGGCGAGTGGCTGTGGCGTCCGCTGAACAACCCGAAACACCTGTCGGTGAGCAACTTCTCCGTGGAGAACCCGCGTGGTTTCGGCCTGCTGCAGCGCGGTCGTGACTTCAGCCACTATGAAGACCTCGACGATCGTTACGACAAACGTCCGAGCGCCTGGATCGAGCCCAAGGGCGATTGGGGCAAGGGCACCGTCGACCTGGTAGAGATTCCGACCGCCGACGAAACCAACGACAACATCGTGGCTTTCTGGAACCCGGAAAAGCTCCCTCAGCCGGGTGAGGCGATGAACTTCGCCTATCGCATGCACTGGACCCTGGACGAAGCGGCCCTGCATTCGCCGGACAGCGCCTGGGTCAAGCAGACCCTGAAATCCACCGGCGACGTCAAACAATCGAACCTGATCCGCCAGCCGGACGGCAGTGTGGCCTATCTGGTGGACTTCGAGGGCCCGTCCCTCAAGGCGCTGCCGGAAGATGCGCCGGTGCGTAGCCAGGTCAGTGTCGGCGACAACGCCGAACTGGTCGAAAACAGCCTGCGTTACAACCCGGAAACCCAGGGCTGGCGCCTGACCCTGCGTCTGAAGATCAAGGATCCGGGCAAGTCCACCGAACTGCGCGCTGCGCTGGTCAAGGACATTGTCACCGCCGAGCCGGCCAAGGCTTCGTCCCAGGTGGTCAAGGCCGACAAGGTCGCTGCCAGGACTCATGAGAAGCATGAGAAGGAAGTCGCCAAGGCTCAGGAAAAAGACGCGGCCAAGTCCTCGGAGAAAGACAAGTCCAAGGACAAGAAAGAACCAGACGCCCCGGCGCCTGCTGCCGAGGCTGCCTCAACCACCCCGGAACCGGCCAAGACCGAACAAGTCCTGACCGAGACCTGGAGCTACCAGTTGCCTGCCGATGAGTAA
- the pip gene encoding prolyl aminopeptidase, with the protein MQTLYPQIKPYARHDLAVDQPHVLYVDESGSPEGLPVVFIHGGPGAGCDAQSRCYFDPNLYRIVTFDQRGCGRSTPHASLENNTTWDLVADLERIREHLGIDKWVLFGGSWGSTLALAYAQTHPERVHGLILRGIFLARTQDVQWLYQSGASRLFPDYWQDYVAPVPPEERDDLLTAFHKRLTGNDQIAQMHAAKAWSLWEGRTATLRPNPLVVDRFSEPQRALSIARIECHYFTNNSFLEPDQLIRDMDRIAHLPGVIVHGRYDAICPLDNAWALHQAWPNSELQVIRDAGHAASEPGITDALVRAADQMARRLLDLPPEEA; encoded by the coding sequence ATGCAGACTTTGTACCCGCAGATCAAACCCTACGCCCGGCACGATCTGGCCGTGGATCAGCCGCATGTGCTGTACGTCGATGAAAGTGGTTCGCCCGAGGGCTTGCCGGTGGTGTTCATCCATGGCGGCCCGGGTGCCGGCTGTGATGCCCAGAGTCGTTGTTATTTCGACCCCAACCTTTATCGCATCGTGACGTTCGATCAGCGTGGCTGCGGTCGCTCGACACCCCATGCGAGTCTTGAAAACAACACCACCTGGGACCTGGTGGCAGACCTGGAGCGGATTCGTGAGCACCTGGGTATCGACAAATGGGTGCTGTTCGGCGGCTCCTGGGGTTCGACCCTGGCGCTGGCCTACGCGCAGACTCATCCCGAGCGGGTCCATGGGCTGATCCTGCGGGGGATCTTCCTGGCGCGTACGCAGGATGTCCAATGGCTCTACCAGAGTGGTGCCAGCCGTCTGTTTCCGGACTATTGGCAGGATTATGTGGCGCCCGTCCCGCCGGAGGAGCGCGATGACCTGCTCACGGCCTTCCACAAGCGCCTGACCGGCAACGACCAGATCGCCCAGATGCACGCGGCCAAGGCGTGGTCGCTGTGGGAAGGGCGGACCGCGACCTTGCGGCCCAACCCGCTGGTGGTCGATCGCTTCTCCGAGCCGCAGCGGGCCTTGTCGATTGCCCGGATCGAGTGTCACTACTTCACCAACAACTCGTTCCTCGAGCCCGATCAGCTGATTCGCGACATGGATCGGATCGCCCATCTGCCTGGCGTGATCGTCCACGGTCGCTACGATGCCATCTGCCCGCTGGACAACGCCTGGGCGTTGCACCAGGCCTGGCCGAACAGCGAACTGCAGGTGATTCGCGATGCCGGCCACGCGGCTTCGGAACCGGGGATCACCGATGCGCTGGTGCGTGCCGCGGACCAGATGGCGCGACGCCTGCTCGACCTGCCCCCAGAAGAAGCATGA